A stretch of DNA from Bacillota bacterium:
AGGTATTATAGATAAACTAAGATTTATTGATCCGAAGTATGATGAATTATTAGAAGCAGGGATGGAATTAGAATCGAAAAAAGATTTTAGTGGGGCGGCAGAGAAGTATAAAGAGTTGCAAAAATATGTATTTGAAGAAAAAGTGGTACAATGCCCCCTGGTCCATCTGAATCATATTGTGGTGTCTAAAAAGAATGTAAAAAACCTTTCTCCATTTCCATTTTATTGGCTGCATTATAACGGTGATCCGGAAAGTGAGCTAGTCAAAGTCAGCTGGGAAGATTAATACTTCGAATGGAAACTAATTTTGACGGTAGCCTTTTGTGAATCAAAAAGTATCCAACATGTAAAATGGACTTTTTGCCTTGAGGAGGTATCAAGGTGCGTCGTTCAGGTAAATATCTGCTGTCAATAATTCTAATTATAGCTTCTATTATTTCAGTGCTTGGTTGCGGGGAAAAACCGGCGGCAAGAGAGAGTGAAGTAAAAGAGGAACTAGTTATCGCTGTGGATAGGTATTTTCCCGGCAAAAAACCACCGGAAGGTCTTGGAGCAGGAGACTGTACCCAGATTTACGAACCCCTTCTTTTTCTCAATAAAAAGCTGGAAATACAGCCGGGGCTTATCACTTCTTGGGAGCGTATAGATGATTTGAATTGGAGATTGAAATTACGTGAGGGGGTAAAATTCCACAACGGCAAAGAATTTGATGCGGAAGCGGCCAAGTTTGCTTTCACCATGTACCTGGATAAAAGAAGCTATATAGCTCAACGCGTTAAAGAGGTGGTAGACGAGGATTCTTTCAATATAGTGGATAAACATACCCTTGAGGTTAAAACCATTAAGCCATATCCATTTTTCCCGACTTTAATGACCCTTGTGAGTGGTGTTGAACCCGAGGCATTTAAGAAAGGAGAAATTGTTGGTACAGGTCCGTATAAATTTAAGGAAGAGGTCACGGACCAGCATGTTATTGTAGAGCGCAACGAGGATTATTGGGGCAAAAAACCCTTTTTCAAAAGGGTAGTATTCAAAATCGTGCCTGATCAGAATACCAGGGTTATGGCCTTGAAAACCGGAGCTGTTGACATGGCTTTGTACCCGTCACTTCCGTCCGTTAAAGACTTAGAAAAAGAATATAGTACTTTTTATGGGTTCAGAGCTCTTTTATTCTTGATGTTTAATTTTGAAAAACCCTACGACCAGGATATTAACTTTAGAAAGGCATTGGGCATGGCCATCGACAAGGAAAAGATCGCCAAGGAGATCTTTTACGGCACAGCTGAGTCCGCCAATTCATTGATTCCCAAAGAACTGCTGTATTCAATTGAAGGGGAATATAAGGGCATTCCCTATAGTCAGGAAGAAGCCAAAAAATTGCTTGAAGATTCCGGCTATACAGACAGCAATAATGACGGATATGTCGATATAGAAGGAAAGAACCTGGAGCTGAAATTCGTTTATTGGGCTGAAGACCAATGGTATAAGAGTATTGCTGAAACCATTGCATCAAACTTGAAAGATATAGGGGTTAAAGCTAATATCGTTGCTGTGGATGCTGCTGCATGGGGTGAAGTTATAGAAGAAAAGGGAGATTATGACATCTGCCTATCTACTACAGGCGTTTTTTGGGGCAGTTCAAGCACTATGCTGTATGATCAGTTTTACAGCAAGAGCGGGCTGATAGGTTTTTGCAGGCTAAAGGATGCGGAAGT
This window harbors:
- a CDS encoding ABC transporter substrate-binding protein; translated protein: MRRSGKYLLSIILIIASIISVLGCGEKPAARESEVKEELVIAVDRYFPGKKPPEGLGAGDCTQIYEPLLFLNKKLEIQPGLITSWERIDDLNWRLKLREGVKFHNGKEFDAEAAKFAFTMYLDKRSYIAQRVKEVVDEDSFNIVDKHTLEVKTIKPYPFFPTLMTLVSGVEPEAFKKGEIVGTGPYKFKEEVTDQHVIVERNEDYWGKKPFFKRVVFKIVPDQNTRVMALKTGAVDMALYPSLPSVKDLEKEYSTFYGFRALLFLMFNFEKPYDQDINFRKALGMAIDKEKIAKEIFYGTAESANSLIPKELLYSIEGEYKGIPYSQEEAKKLLEDSGYTDSNNDGYVDIEGKNLELKFVYWAEDQWYKSIAETIASNLKDIGVKANIVAVDAAAWGEVIEEKGDYDICLSTTGVFWGSSSTMLYDQFYSKSGLIGFCRLKDAEVDKLIEEGMELESRNDIKGAAEKYKAAQKRAIDELVIICPVAFEKHIVVAKKNVKDFSPFPYYWMFYPGCTENILGKTNWEA